GCTTGCACGCGGCGAGCGCGGCGCCGACGGTTTCCTCGAGCAGCGACCACTGGCGCTTGAGCTGCAGGCTGCCGGCCTGCAGCCGCGCCATGTCGAGCAGGTTCGTGACGATGCCCGTCATGCGCAGCGCCTCGTCGTGAATCGCGTCGACGAGTTCGCCCTCGCGCTGCGCGAACCGCTCGGCCGCCACGGCGTCGCCGGCCTGCGCGGCCGCGCGCCCGTTCGCGAGCATCGACGAGAAGCCGACGATCGTCGTCAGCGGCGTGCGCAAGTCGTGCGAGATCGCCGACAGCAGCGAGTTGCGCAGCCGCTCGGACTCCATGTTGACGAGGGCATCGCGCGCGATCTCGACGTAGTGCACGCGTTCGAGCGCGAGCGCGATCTGCGCGGCGAAAGCATCGAGCATCCGCTGCTGCTCGGGCACCTCGAGCTCGCGCGGCTCGCGCGACGCGACCGCGAGCACGCCGCGCGTGCGCATCGGTGCCTTCAGCGGCAGGTACAGCGCGGCCGTCGCGGGCAACGTGTCGGTGCCGCGGCCGGCCGGCTTCTGCTGGTCGTACACCCACTGGCCGACGTCGCTGTCGAGATCGGCGCCCGTCAGCGTGACGGCCGCATCGGGCTCCTCGATCTTCTGGCGCACCTTGTCCGCGCTGTCGGGCAGCAGGAACGCGACGCGCGCGCGGAACACCTCGCCCACGTGGCGGCTGCCGATCTCGACGATCTGTTCGGTCGTCAGCGCCGCGCCGAGCTCGCGCGCCATCGCGTAGATCGCGCCGGTGCGGCGCTCGCGGCGCTGCGCGACGCTCGCCTGACGCGTCAGCGTCGACGTCAGGTGGCTGATCACGAGCGACGTCAGCAGCATCCCGAAGAAGGTCAGCAGGTACTGCGTATCGCTCACCGAGAACGACATGCGCGGCGGCACGAAGAAGTAATCGAACGCGGCCACCGACAGGAACGACTGCAGCACGCCCGGGCCGCGCCCGAGCCGCACGGCCGAGAACACGACGCCGAGCAGGTACAGCATCACGAGGTTCGTCAGGTCGAGCCGCTCGGACACGAGGCTCGCGACGACCGTGATCGCCGCGCAGATCGCGGCCGCGTACGCGTAGTGCCGCGGCGGCGAACGATGCGTGCCGAACTGCGCGAACGCATCGCGCCAGTCGCGCGCACGCGCATCGAGCGGCGCGGCGCGCGCTTCGTCGCTCGCGGACGCACGGATCAGCATCAGGTCGACGTCGCCCGCGCGTTCGGCGAGCTGCTCGCCGAACGGCCGCGCGAGGCGGCGCATGAGCCCGGCCTTCGGCGAGCCACCCGCGACGATCTTCGACACGTTGCGCACCTTCGCATAGCCGATCAGCGCAGCGACCGCATCGGCGCCGGCGAGCGTGGCCGTTTCCGCGCCGAGTTCGGCCGCGAGCTTCAGCGCATCGAGCGTGCGTTGCCGCCGCGCATCGGGCAGCCGTTGCAGGCGCGGCGTCTCCACATACACGGCGAGCCAGTCGGCCTTCAGGCTCGCGGCGAGCCGCGCGGCCGCGCGCACGAGCGTCGGCGCTTCGGCGCCGGGCCCGACGCACACGAGCAGCCGCTCGCGCGCCTGCCAGATGCGCTGGATCGAGCGGTCGGCGCGGTACTCGCGCATCTGCGCGTCGACGCGATCGGCCGTGCGCCGCAGCGCGAGTTCGCGCAGCGCGATCAGGTTGCCCTTGCGGAAGAAGTTGCGCACCGCGCGCTCGGCCTGCTGCGCGAGATAGACCTTGCCGTCGCGCATCCGCTCGAGCAGTTCCTCGGCCGGCAGGTCGACGAGCGTGACTTCGTCGGCCGCGTCGAACACGCGGTCGGGCACGGTCTCCCACACTCGGATACCGGTGATCGCGCCGACCACGTCGTTCAGGCTTTCGAGGTGCTGGACGTTGACGGTCGTATAGACGTCGATGCCCGCGTCGAGCAGCTCGTAGACGTCCTGCCAGCGCTTCAGGTGACGCGCGCCCTGCACGTTCGAATGCGCGAGTTCGTCGACGAGGATCAGCTGCGGCTCACGCGCGAGCGCGCCGTCGAGATCGAATTCGGCGAGCGTGCGGCCGCGATAGTCGATGCGCGCGAGCGGCAGCACGTCGAGGCCGTCGAGCAGCGCCGCGGTTTCGCTGCGGCCGTGGGTCTCGACGATGCCGACGACGACGTCGACGCCTTCCTGCAGGCGCTGGCGCGCGGCCTGCAGCATCGCGTAGGTCTTGCCGACACCGGCCGATGCGCCGAAGAAGATCTTGAGCTGGCCGCGCCGCTGCTTTTCTTCGTCTCGTTGCAGCTTGTCGAGGAGTTGGTCTGGATCGGGACGGTTCATGCGTCAGGAAAGCGGAGCGCACGGATGCGCGCGAGTACGAGCATTGTTGTTCCAAATCGCCGCAAAAGGCAAAGACGGCGCATGCGCCGTCGGGAATGAATGCGTCCGGCGCGGATCATGCCGCGCCGGACGCCGGTCGTCACACGCTCAGTGCGCGGCCTGCGCCGCGTCGAGCGCGAGGTTCAGCTTCAGCACGTTCACGCGCGGCTCGCCGAGCACGCCGAACTGGCGGCCCTTCGTGTTCGCGGCGACAAGCTGCGCGACCGCGTCGGGCGTCAGGTTGCGCGCCTTCGCGATGCGCTCGATCTGGTACGCGGCGGCGCCGGCGTGATCTCCGGATCGAGACCGCTCGCCGACGCCGTCACGAGGTCGACCGGCACGGGCTTCGACATGTCGGTGCCGGCGTCGCGCAGCGCGGCGATACGCCCCTTCACCTGGTCGGCGAGCGACGGGTTCAGCGGGCCGAGGTTCGAGCCGCCGGAGCCGGTCGCGTTGTACGGCATCGGCGCGGTGGCCGACAGTCGACCCCAGAAGTACTTCGGCGCGTCGAACTGCTGGCCGATCAGCGCGGAGCCGACCGCCTTGCCATCCTTCTCGATCAGGCTGCCGTTCGCCTGCGACGGGAACACGGCCTGGCCGAACACGGTCATCACGGCCGGGTAAGCAAGGCCCGTCACCGTGGCCATTACGACAAAGATCACGACGAGCGGGCGAATCAACGTTTTCATGATGTTTCCTTCAAATGCGGCCGGCTCAGGCCCAGCCGAGTGCGGCGAGCGTCATGTCGATCAGCTTGATGAACGGGAACGGCAGCAGCACGCCGCCGAGGCCATACACCAGCAGGTTGCGGCGCAGCAGCGAGGCCGCGCCGAGCGGCCGGTACGTGACGCCCTTCAGCGCGAGCGGGATCAGCGCGACGATGATCAGCGCGTTGAAGATCACCGCCGACAGGATCGCGGAGGCCGGCGACGTCAGGTGCATGATGTCGAGCACGCGCAGTTGCGGGTACGTCGTCACGAACGCAGCCGGGATGATCGCGAAGTACTTCGCGATGTCGTTCGCGATCGAGAACGTCGTCAGCGAGCCGCGCGTCATCAGCATCTGCTTGCCGATCTCGACGATCTCGATCAGCTTCGTCGGGTTCGAATCGAGGTCGACCATGTTGCCGGCTTCCTTCGCCGCCTGCGTACCCGTATTCATCGCCACGGCAACGTCAGCCTGCGCGAGCGCCGGGGCGTCGTTCGTGCCGTCGCCCGTCATCGCAACCAGACGGCCTGCCGCCTGGTGCTCGCGGATCGTCGCGAGCTTGGTTTCCGGCGTCGCCTCCGCGAGAAAATCGTCGACACCCGCTTCCGCCGCGATCGCCGCAGCCGTCAGCCGGTTGTCGCCCGTCACCATCACGGTCTTGATGCCCATCTTGCGCAGCTCCGCGAAGCGCTCCTTGATGCCGCCCTTCACGATGTCCTTCAGCTCGATCACGCCGAGCACGCGCGCCGCCCCTTCATGCAGGTCAGCCACGACGAGCGGCGTGCTGCCGCGGCGCGCCACCTCGTCGACCGCGCGACGCACTTCTTCCGGGAAACGGCTGCCGTGCGCCTCGACGTAGTTGCGGATCGCATCGGCCGCGCCCTTGCGGATTTCACGGCCCGGCAAGTCGACGCCGCTCATCCGCGTCTGCGCGGAAAAGCCGAGGAACGTCGCGTGCAGTTGCGCCATGTCGCGCTGGCGAATGTTGAAACGTTCCTTGGCCAGTACCACGATGCTGCGGCCTTCCGGCGTTTCGTCGGCGAGCGACGACAGTTGCGCGGCATCGGCCAGCGCTTCCTCGGTCACGCCGGGCGCCGGCACGAACGTCGACGCCTGGCGGTTGCCGAGCGTGATCGTGCCGGTCTTGTCGAGCAGCAGCACGTCGACGTCGCCGGCCGCTTCCACCGCGCGGCCCGACGTCGCGATCACGTTCGCCTGCATCATCCGGCTCATCCCGGCCACGCCGATCGCGGACAGCAAGCCGCCGATCGTCGTCGGGATCAGGCACACGAGCAGCGCGACGAGCGCGGTGATCGTCACCACGTGGCCGGCCTTCATCGCTTCGACCGAGAACATCGAGAACGGCAGCAGCGTTGCAGTGGCCAGCAGCATCACGATCGTCAGCGCGACCAGCAGGATCGTCAGCGCGATCTCGTTCGGCGTCTTCTTGCGCTTCGCGCCTTCGACCATCGCGATCATCCGGTCGAGGAACGCCTCGCCCGGGTTCGCGGTGACCTTGACGACGATCCAGTCGGACAGCACGCGCGTGCCGCCCGTCACCGACGAGAAGTCGCCGCCCGATTCGCGGATCACCGGCGCGGATTCGCCGGTGATCGCCGATTCGTCGACGGACGCGACGCCGTCGACGACCTCGCCGTCGGCCGGGATCACGTCGCCGGACTCGACGAGCACGACATCGCCCTTACGCAGATCGCTCGCGGTCGTGATGCGGATCGGCGACTTCGGATGCGGCTCGTTGAGCTTCTTCGCCATCACGTCCTTCTTCGCGCTGCGCAGCGATGCAGCCTGCGCCTTCGAGCGCCCTTCGGCGAGCGCTTCGGCGAAGTTCGCGAACAGCACGGTGAACCACAGCCACAGCGCGATCGCGAGGATGAAGCCCGACGGCGCCTCGGCCTGGCCGGCGAGCGCCGCGATCCACAGAATCGTGGTCAGGATGCTGCCGACGTACACGCAGAACATCACCGGATTGCGGAACTGCGTGCGCGGCGTGAGTTTCTTGAACGAGTCCACGATCGCCGGGCGCAGCAGCGCCGGATCGAACATGGACCGTGTTGCGGAATGTTGAGTCATTGCGATCTCTTCAATCTCTTCAGTCTTTTCAATGTGTCGCCATGCGGGCGCGCGTTACGCGCCCAGCCACATCATCAGGTGCTCGACGCCCGGGCCGAGCGCAAGCGCCGGCACGTAGGTCAGCGCGCCCACCAGCAGCACGGTGCCGAGCAGCAGCACGACGAACAGCGGACCGTGCGTCGGCAGCGTGCCGCTCGTCACCGCGATGCGCTTCTTCGCGGCCAGCGAACCGGCGATCGCCAGCACCGGCACGATCGTGCCGAAGCGGCCGAACCACATCGCGATCGCGGTCATCCAGTTGTAGAACGGCGTGCCGACCGTCAGGCCCGCGAACGCGCTGCCGTTGTTGTTGGCGGCCGAGCTGAACGCGTACAGGATTTCCGAGAAGCCGTGCGGCCCCGGGTTCGCGATGCCGGCCTTGCCCGCATCGGCGAGCACGGCGATCGACGTGCCGACCAGCACGAGCAGCGGCGTGAGCAGCACGACGATCGACACCATCTTCATCTCGTACGCTTCGATCTTCTTGCCGACGTATTCCGGCGTGCGGCCGATCATCAGGCCGGCGACGAACACCGCGAGCAGCGCGAACACGAGCATCCCGTAGAGACCCGAGCCGACCCCGCCGAAGATCACCTCGCCGAGCTGCATCAGCAGCATCGGCACGAGACCGCCGAGCGGCGTCAGCGAATCGTGCATCGTGTCGACCGCGCCGCATGACGCGGCCGTCGTCGCGACCGTGAAGATGCCGGTCTGCGCGATACCGAAGCGCGTTTCCTTGCCTTCCATGTTGCCGCCCGGCTGCAGCGCGCTCGTCGACTGGTCGACGTGCAGCGCGGCGAGCGTCGGGTTGCCGCCCTGCTCGGCGTTCACCTCGATGCCGACCGCGACCGCGAACGCGACCGTCATCGCCGCGAGCACGGCGATGCCCTGCCGGCGGTCGCCGATCATGCGGCCGAACACGAGACACAGCGCGGCCGGGATGATCAGGATCGAGAAGATCTGCAGGAAGTTCGCGAACGGCGTCGGGTTCTCGTACGGGTGCGCGGAGTTCGCGTTGAAGAAGCCGCCACCGTTGGTGCCGAGCATCTTGATCGCTTCCTGCGACGCGACCGGGCCCATCGCGAGCGTCTGCTTCGTGAGCGGGGTCGGCACCGTCACCGCGTTGCCCTTGTCGTCCTTCACCGGGTTGCCCTGCGCGTCGAGCTTCGGCGCCGCATAGGTGCTCGTCTGCAGCACCGGCACGTCCTCGTACGACTTCATGTTCTGGATCACGCCCTGGCTCATCAGCAGCGCGGCGATGATCATCGACATCGGCACGAGCACGTACATCGTCACGCGCGTGAGGTCGACCCAGAAGTTGCCGATCGTCTGCGCGGTGTGACGCGCGAAGCCGCGGATCAGCGCGATCACGACGACGATGCCGGTCGCGGCCGACAGGAAGTTCTGCACGGTGAAGCCGAGCATCTGCGCCAGGTAGCTGACGGTCTGCTCGGGCGTGTAATCCTGCCAGTTCGTGTTGGTGACGAAGCTGACGGCCGTGTTGAATGCGCCGTCGACCGTCATCGCGCCGAATTGCTGCGGGTTGCCGGGCAGGAAGCCCTGCAGGCGCAGCAGGCCATAAAGGAACAATGCGCCGAGCGCGTTGAACGCGATCGTCGCGATCGCGTACTGCTTCCAGTTCATCTCGCTGCCGGCGTCGACGCCGGCGATGCGGTACAGCACGCGTTCGAGCGGCCCGAACACGCGCACGACGCGCGAGCTGCCGTCCATCACGGCCGTCAGGTAGCGCGCGACCGGCACGGCCGCCGCCAGCAGTACGACGATGAACAACAACGATTGCAACAGGTTGTTCGCGTTCATTCGATGTCCTCCGCGCGCAGCAGCGCAAAGACGAGATACGCGAACAGCAGGGCCGTCGAGGCGCCCGCCAGCCAAAGCATCCAGGTCATGCTCGCCCCCCGCGACCGTATTGCACGAGCTTCTCGCAACCGGCGATCAAACCGAGGATCAGCGCGGTGAAAAGCACCAGGGCGCCGATAAATACCCCATCCATTTTTGTGTTCTCCGTCATCGAAGTGAGACGACTAGAACCTTATGGGAATGCACGTAAAGGACGGGTCAAAGGTATCGGGGTGGGTATAAAAACCG
The DNA window shown above is from Burkholderia cepacia and carries:
- a CDS encoding DUF4118 domain-containing protein; this encodes MNRPDPDQLLDKLQRDEEKQRRGQLKIFFGASAGVGKTYAMLQAARQRLQEGVDVVVGIVETHGRSETAALLDGLDVLPLARIDYRGRTLAEFDLDGALAREPQLILVDELAHSNVQGARHLKRWQDVYELLDAGIDVYTTVNVQHLESLNDVVGAITGIRVWETVPDRVFDAADEVTLVDLPAEELLERMRDGKVYLAQQAERAVRNFFRKGNLIALRELALRRTADRVDAQMREYRADRSIQRIWQARERLLVCVGPGAEAPTLVRAAARLAASLKADWLAVYVETPRLQRLPDARRQRTLDALKLAAELGAETATLAGADAVAALIGYAKVRNVSKIVAGGSPKAGLMRRLARPFGEQLAERAGDVDLMLIRASASDEARAAPLDARARDWRDAFAQFGTHRSPPRHYAYAAAICAAITVVASLVSERLDLTNLVMLYLLGVVFSAVRLGRGPGVLQSFLSVAAFDYFFVPPRMSFSVSDTQYLLTFFGMLLTSLVISHLTSTLTRQASVAQRRERRTGAIYAMARELGAALTTEQIVEIGSRHVGEVFRARVAFLLPDSADKVRQKIEEPDAAVTLTGADLDSDVGQWVYDQQKPAGRGTDTLPATAALYLPLKAPMRTRGVLAVASREPRELEVPEQQRMLDAFAAQIALALERVHYVEIARDALVNMESERLRNSLLSAISHDLRTPLTTIVGFSSMLANGRAAAQAGDAVAAERFAQREGELVDAIHDEALRMTGIVTNLLDMARLQAGSLQLKRQWSLLEETVGAALAACKRVLARHPARVALPADLPLLQMDAVLMERLFTNLFENAAKYTPPDTPIDIGAERVTDDGLPFVRVHVDDHGPGLPAGMETRIFDKFTRGEKESATPGIGLGLAICRAIVEAHGGKIGALNRTAPDGHVTGARFWFTLPVETPPAAPAVPDDESDVPGASSPSEPLPDHE
- the kdpB gene encoding potassium-transporting ATPase subunit KdpB, with translation MTQHSATRSMFDPALLRPAIVDSFKKLTPRTQFRNPVMFCVYVGSILTTILWIAALAGQAEAPSGFILAIALWLWFTVLFANFAEALAEGRSKAQAASLRSAKKDVMAKKLNEPHPKSPIRITTASDLRKGDVVLVESGDVIPADGEVVDGVASVDESAITGESAPVIRESGGDFSSVTGGTRVLSDWIVVKVTANPGEAFLDRMIAMVEGAKRKKTPNEIALTILLVALTIVMLLATATLLPFSMFSVEAMKAGHVVTITALVALLVCLIPTTIGGLLSAIGVAGMSRMMQANVIATSGRAVEAAGDVDVLLLDKTGTITLGNRQASTFVPAPGVTEEALADAAQLSSLADETPEGRSIVVLAKERFNIRQRDMAQLHATFLGFSAQTRMSGVDLPGREIRKGAADAIRNYVEAHGSRFPEEVRRAVDEVARRGSTPLVVADLHEGAARVLGVIELKDIVKGGIKERFAELRKMGIKTVMVTGDNRLTAAAIAAEAGVDDFLAEATPETKLATIREHQAAGRLVAMTGDGTNDAPALAQADVAVAMNTGTQAAKEAGNMVDLDSNPTKLIEIVEIGKQMLMTRGSLTTFSIANDIAKYFAIIPAAFVTTYPQLRVLDIMHLTSPASAILSAVIFNALIIVALIPLALKGVTYRPLGAASLLRRNLLVYGLGGVLLPFPFIKLIDMTLAALGWA
- the kdpA gene encoding potassium-transporting ATPase subunit KdpA is translated as MNANNLLQSLLFIVVLLAAAVPVARYLTAVMDGSSRVVRVFGPLERVLYRIAGVDAGSEMNWKQYAIATIAFNALGALFLYGLLRLQGFLPGNPQQFGAMTVDGAFNTAVSFVTNTNWQDYTPEQTVSYLAQMLGFTVQNFLSAATGIVVVIALIRGFARHTAQTIGNFWVDLTRVTMYVLVPMSMIIAALLMSQGVIQNMKSYEDVPVLQTSTYAAPKLDAQGNPVKDDKGNAVTVPTPLTKQTLAMGPVASQEAIKMLGTNGGGFFNANSAHPYENPTPFANFLQIFSILIIPAALCLVFGRMIGDRRQGIAVLAAMTVAFAVAVGIEVNAEQGGNPTLAALHVDQSTSALQPGGNMEGKETRFGIAQTGIFTVATTAASCGAVDTMHDSLTPLGGLVPMLLMQLGEVIFGGVGSGLYGMLVFALLAVFVAGLMIGRTPEYVGKKIEAYEMKMVSIVVLLTPLLVLVGTSIAVLADAGKAGIANPGPHGFSEILYAFSSAANNNGSAFAGLTVGTPFYNWMTAIAMWFGRFGTIVPVLAIAGSLAAKKRIAVTSGTLPTHGPLFVVLLLGTVLLVGALTYVPALALGPGVEHLMMWLGA
- the kdpF gene encoding K(+)-transporting ATPase subunit F; this translates as MTWMLWLAGASTALLFAYLVFALLRAEDIE